From the Limosilactobacillus panis genome, one window contains:
- the rnc gene encoding ribonuclease III, which produces MINELQDYLAKEFDIHFADPSLLAEAFTQASYVNEHPNQHLKFYERIEFLGDAVLELIVSEYIYKRYPQLPQGKLTRLRAAMVCEDSFSKFAKECHFDQYIRLGHGEEMAGARQRPGLLCDIFESFVGALYLDQGRPAVEKFVHRVIFPKLDMGWFDHAVDAKTSLQEFLQRDGDVLIEYHLLDEQGTENDPQFHVNVSADGKVIAEGRGSSKKQAEMQAAKKALVKLRTTK; this is translated from the coding sequence ATGATTAACGAACTGCAAGACTACTTGGCCAAGGAATTTGATATTCACTTTGCTGACCCGAGTTTATTAGCAGAAGCCTTTACCCAGGCTTCCTACGTTAATGAACACCCCAACCAGCACCTGAAGTTTTACGAACGGATCGAATTTCTTGGCGATGCCGTGTTGGAATTAATTGTCTCTGAATACATCTATAAGCGTTACCCCCAACTACCCCAGGGAAAGCTGACCCGTTTGCGGGCGGCGATGGTCTGCGAAGATAGCTTCTCCAAATTTGCCAAGGAGTGCCACTTTGACCAGTATATCCGTTTGGGGCACGGTGAGGAGATGGCAGGTGCTCGTCAGCGTCCGGGCCTCCTCTGTGACATCTTTGAATCATTCGTTGGTGCCCTCTACCTTGACCAGGGGCGGCCAGCCGTGGAGAAGTTTGTTCACCGGGTGATTTTTCCAAAACTTGACATGGGTTGGTTTGACCATGCCGTTGATGCCAAAACCAGTCTCCAGGAATTTCTACAACGCGATGGGGATGTCTTGATTGAATACCACCTCCTGGATGAACAGGGGACGGAAAACGATCCACAGTTCCACGTTAATGTTTCAGCAGATGGCAAGGTCATTGCTGAAGGGCGCGGGTCCTCGAAGAAGCAGGCGGAGATGCAGGCGGCGAAGAAGGCGTTGGTAAAACTCCGCACTACGAAGTAA
- the acpP gene encoding acyl carrier protein, which produces MTENDNKRTKIFNKVSEIVADHFDIDRAKITDDLNLKTDLDADSIDLVEFVLELEDTFNAEIADDEAEKLSTIGEVVDYIDQHTAD; this is translated from the coding sequence ATGACTGAAAATGATAATAAGCGTACCAAAATTTTTAATAAGGTTTCTGAAATCGTGGCCGATCATTTTGATATCGACCGGGCCAAAATTACGGATGATTTGAACCTCAAGACGGATTTGGACGCCGACTCAATTGACCTTGTTGAATTCGTTCTCGAACTTGAAGATACATTTAACGCTGAGATTGCCGATGACGAAGCCGAAAAGCTGAGTACCATTGGTGAAGTGGTTGATTACATCGACCAGCACACAGCTGATTAA
- the plsX gene encoding phosphate acyltransferase PlsX, whose product MKIAVDAMGGDNAPQAIIEGVEQARDQYPDLEFDLFGDPAKVKPLIKNNDRLTIKATTEEISMGEEPVRAIRKKKDSSIVRAARAVKDGQADAFFSAGNTGAVLAAGIFIVGRIKGIDRPGLTSILPITKPGADRHSFVYLDSGANAESKERNLVQYGYLGKFYAENVLKVKNPRVALLNNGAEEDKGDKLHKAVWQDLNAEEGLNFVGNIESGDLLYGKADVVVSDGWTANAALKATEGTARMLLTLIKSGILNGGLRAKLGYLFLKPVFHQIGKKMDVSTYGGAVLLGLKAPVVKTHGASDAKAVKNTIGQIRKMLTSGVIEKTVEFFSQASVVDKQGKNE is encoded by the coding sequence ATGAAAATTGCTGTTGATGCAATGGGTGGCGATAATGCTCCCCAAGCAATTATTGAAGGAGTAGAACAAGCACGGGACCAATATCCGGATCTTGAATTCGACCTGTTTGGTGACCCTGCTAAGGTAAAGCCTTTGATTAAGAACAATGACCGGTTGACCATTAAAGCCACCACTGAGGAGATTTCAATGGGTGAAGAACCAGTTCGGGCGATTCGGAAAAAGAAGGACTCCTCCATTGTCCGGGCGGCCCGCGCGGTGAAGGATGGGCAAGCAGATGCCTTTTTCTCTGCCGGGAATACGGGGGCGGTTTTGGCCGCTGGAATTTTTATTGTTGGCCGAATTAAGGGAATTGACCGTCCCGGACTAACTAGTATTCTGCCAATTACTAAGCCGGGTGCTGACCGCCATAGCTTTGTTTACTTAGATAGTGGGGCAAACGCCGAAAGCAAGGAGCGCAACCTTGTTCAATATGGTTATCTGGGTAAATTTTATGCCGAAAACGTTCTGAAGGTTAAGAATCCACGGGTAGCGCTCTTAAATAACGGGGCCGAAGAAGATAAGGGTGATAAACTCCATAAGGCGGTTTGGCAGGATTTAAATGCCGAAGAGGGGTTAAATTTCGTTGGTAATATTGAGTCCGGCGACCTCCTATACGGAAAAGCTGACGTTGTCGTCAGTGATGGCTGGACAGCCAATGCTGCTTTGAAGGCGACCGAAGGAACCGCTAGAATGTTACTAACCTTGATTAAGAGTGGAATATTGAATGGTGGTCTTCGGGCTAAGTTAGGTTACCTCTTCTTAAAGCCGGTCTTTCACCAGATTGGTAAGAAGATGGACGTCTCCACTTACGGAGGAGCCGTTTTACTTGGCTTAAAGGCGCCAGTTGTAAAAACGCACGGTGCTTCGGATGCTAAGGCGGTTAAGAATACCATTGGACAGATTAGGAAGATGCTCACTTCAGGAGTTATTGAAAAGACGGTAGAATTCTTTAGTCAAGCTTCCGTAGTAGACAAGCAGGGCAAAAACGAATAA
- the recG gene encoding ATP-dependent DNA helicase RecG — translation MKSLQDSVANLKGVGPKRVADLATLGIDTVGDLLTYYPSRYDDVTPVDLATVKDRQKVTVQGTIVSEPLLTRYGYRRSRLSLRIQVGQQVIMATFFNQAYLAKKAQLNEQVTVMGKWDARRRQVTANKLLTAADEKKKSSGAVYPVNKHIRQMTLRGLICQAYDDYWSVIPTLIPTPLRQRYRLLDRQQMIHDLHFPKDAGKAKAARRTATYEEFFLFQLRLQALRRARRQRNGNRILYHNDELKEFIAGIGFELTGAQKRVVNEICRDLREPYQMNRLLQGDVGSGKTIVAAIAIYATISAGYQAALMAPTEILAAQHAEKLSKVFEGTHVHVGLLTGSLTAKQHHQLATAIKDGSINLIIGTHALIQDNVEYANLGLVVTDEQHRFGVNQRQQLREKGNNPDVLAMTATPIPRTLAITAYGEMDVSIIDEMPAGRKPVETRWLKISQQSEALHFLEAQLADGAQAYIVSPLIEESAALDVQNATDLYQEMAKYFAPQYQVGLLHGRMTGEEKENIMHQFKDGKLQVLVSTTVIEVGVDNPNATVMMIYNADRFGLAQLHQLRGRVGRGDRQSYCLLLADPKTDEGKARMKTMVETTDGFKVAQRDLELRGSGDVLGNKQSGVPDFKVGDPVGDLKILQIARQDAANLLMTPHWDEQDDNQPLVLYLQRHQLQTHFD, via the coding sequence ATGAAAAGCCTGCAGGATTCGGTTGCAAACTTAAAAGGGGTCGGCCCCAAGCGGGTTGCCGACCTGGCTACTCTGGGAATTGATACTGTCGGCGACCTGTTAACCTATTACCCCAGTCGCTACGACGATGTGACTCCGGTCGACCTGGCAACCGTAAAGGATCGACAGAAAGTCACGGTCCAGGGAACCATAGTGTCAGAGCCTCTCCTAACTCGGTACGGGTACCGTCGCAGCCGGCTCAGTCTCCGTATTCAAGTCGGCCAGCAAGTTATCATGGCAACCTTCTTCAACCAGGCCTACCTGGCAAAGAAGGCCCAGCTAAACGAACAGGTGACGGTGATGGGCAAGTGGGATGCCCGCCGGCGCCAGGTTACGGCCAATAAGCTGCTGACCGCGGCGGACGAAAAGAAGAAGTCCTCCGGGGCGGTGTACCCGGTTAATAAGCATATTCGTCAGATGACGTTGCGGGGCTTGATTTGCCAGGCCTATGACGACTACTGGTCGGTTATCCCTACTCTGATTCCGACGCCCCTTCGCCAGCGCTACCGCCTGCTGGATCGCCAACAGATGATCCATGACCTCCACTTTCCAAAAGACGCGGGAAAGGCAAAGGCGGCGCGGCGGACGGCAACTTACGAGGAGTTCTTTCTCTTCCAGCTCCGCCTCCAGGCACTGCGGCGGGCTCGTCGACAAAGGAACGGGAACCGGATTCTCTATCATAATGACGAATTGAAGGAATTTATTGCCGGGATTGGATTCGAGTTGACAGGGGCCCAGAAAAGGGTGGTCAACGAGATCTGCCGCGATTTACGGGAGCCCTACCAAATGAACCGCCTCCTCCAGGGGGACGTTGGCTCCGGGAAAACAATCGTGGCGGCCATCGCCATATATGCCACCATTAGTGCTGGTTACCAGGCCGCATTAATGGCCCCCACGGAAATTCTGGCGGCCCAGCACGCTGAAAAGCTATCGAAGGTCTTTGAAGGGACCCATGTTCACGTTGGCCTTTTGACCGGGTCCTTGACGGCCAAGCAGCATCACCAGCTGGCCACGGCAATCAAGGATGGGTCAATTAACCTCATTATCGGGACTCATGCCCTGATTCAGGATAATGTGGAGTACGCTAACCTCGGCCTGGTTGTGACTGATGAACAGCACCGCTTCGGGGTTAACCAGCGGCAGCAATTACGGGAGAAGGGGAATAACCCGGACGTTCTCGCGATGACCGCCACCCCGATTCCGCGGACCCTGGCCATTACGGCTTACGGTGAAATGGACGTTTCCATAATTGATGAGATGCCCGCTGGCCGGAAACCAGTTGAAACTCGTTGGCTCAAGATTAGCCAACAGAGTGAGGCCCTTCATTTCTTAGAGGCCCAGCTTGCTGATGGCGCCCAGGCCTACATCGTCAGCCCCTTGATTGAGGAATCGGCGGCCCTCGATGTTCAAAACGCCACTGACCTTTATCAGGAGATGGCCAAGTACTTCGCCCCCCAATACCAAGTAGGCCTTCTCCACGGCCGGATGACCGGTGAGGAGAAGGAAAACATCATGCACCAGTTCAAGGACGGTAAGCTCCAGGTCCTGGTCTCCACCACAGTAATCGAGGTCGGGGTCGATAACCCGAACGCTACTGTCATGATGATCTATAACGCTGACCGCTTCGGTCTCGCCCAGCTCCACCAACTACGGGGGCGGGTTGGTCGTGGTGACCGGCAGAGTTACTGCCTTTTGCTGGCGGACCCGAAAACCGACGAGGGAAAGGCCCGGATGAAGACAATGGTGGAAACTACGGATGGATTCAAGGTTGCTCAGCGAGACCTGGAACTTCGGGGCTCTGGGGATGTCCTGGGGAACAAGCAGTCGGGGGTTCCCGACTTTAAAGTTGGTGACCCGGTGGGGGACCTGAAGATCCTTCAGATTGCCCGTCAGGACGCAGCTAACTTATTAATGACGCCGCACTGGGATGAACAAGATGATAATCAACCGCTGGTGCTGTACTTACAACGCCACCAGCTTCAAACACACTTTGACTAA